One Helicobacter pylori genomic window, CTTTTCTTTAGCTTTATGCCTTTCTTGCAAATAAATAGGAGCGTTCCCTTTTTCGCCTTTTTGAGATTTTTTAGATGCAGATTTTTCCACAACGGGATAAAGTTTTGGTTTAAAATCGTTATAATCTAAATAGTAGCGATCGTAATACACCCGATTTTTGTCATAAAACACCCCTTTATCCAAACGATTGGATGAAAAAAACTTAAAACTGCCTATAGTTGGCGTTTTATAGACATTATACGAATCAAAATCATTCAAATCCACCTCTATCACATACCCACGCTTTTCTAAAGAATACAATTTATTATGGTTTAATACAATCGTATTGAGCGAAGCGAAAGGCAGTTTCACGCTGTTTAATTCCCTCAAACTCTTATCCATTTGCAAAATCTGCCCATCTAGCGTGAGCACGTATAAAGTCCCCTTATCATAAAGCAAATCCACAATATCCCCATCATAGTTGAACTCTTGACCGCTCACTACTGAGAGTATTCTTTTCCCTGTAGAAGCGATCATGTTATTGCCATCTACGATAAGATAAGTGATATTGTTAAAAAACTTATCGCTGCTGATAACAATGTTTCTAATAGGTGTAGGGTTTCCATGCACATAATCCACGACTAACAAACGCCCATCTAGCATGGGGAATACCACGACCGTATCCATAAAAATAGGCATCGCCATCAAAGAATTGATCGTGGTGCTTGGGGAACCTTTCTCACTAAAAAGCAATTTTTGAGAAGTGATGTCGTATAAATTCGCTGAATTGTCCGCTAACACCACCGCTAAAAGATTCCCTTTAACGCTCGCGCTCAAGGCAAAAGTCTCCAAAGGAATAATGATGGATTGTTGGCTGGCGTTAGGGTTAGAGCTAATCAATTCCACTTGATGGCAGACTTTATCTTGGACTTCTGCTTCAACGCCCTTTAATTTCAATTCCGTTTCTTCAGTCTTAGCCACCTTGCTTTTGCTTGTTTTTTTATCAATCTTGTTCAAACAATCTTGCGCAAGGATGAAAAACCCCTGACTCTCATTTAAAAAACTGCTTTCATAATTGAAATTCTTACCGATTCTTAGCTGCGTTAAACCTTGATCGCCTATAACCGCTCCATTTTTCAAAATGGCTCCATAACGATTAGACGAAACGATGCTTTCTTGCAAATGGTTAGGGAAATACGCTTCGCCTTTAATTTGGTGTTTAGCGGGTTTGAAGTATTTCCTCATGTTACAGCCGCTAAAAACAATTAGGGCTATGAGTAAGATTAAAAATGGTTTGTTCATCAAATCAATGCGTTCCTTGAATGGTTTCTTTCTTTAGATTAGTTGGTTTGGAAGGGTTTTGTTGAATATCTTCTAACATTCCATAATGTTTTAAAACAGAGATTATAGCATAGAGTGAAGAACTTAGAGGGATAGTTGATAAACTTTGATGTGCTTTTATGATTGCGTCTTTAGAATTTTCTTCATACAACAAATTCACTTCTTGTAAAGCGCTCATTTCTTTAAGAATGGGGCTTTTTTCAAGCAAGTTTTTATCTCTAGAGAGCGATGCGTAAGAATATTTGGCAAACGCTTTAACGACTTCATTAGAAGATTGCGAAAGCCTTTTAAACTCGTTTGCATCGTTTCTCTCACTCGCTCTGGCGAACTGATACAAATCATACAACTCTGGGGCGACTTCTTTCAATCTTTTTTGCAAGGCTATATTATTAGGGCTCTCTAACACTTCGTTATAAATTTGGGTGATCCGCTCTCTAGTTTGCTCATGCTTATAATCTTGTAACTTTGTATCCCCTAAATAAGCGATAAAAGCCACCACGATAAACAACAACACCCACTTGTAGCGTTTGAAAAACTTTTCTAATCTAAACGCTCCTTCTAAAAGCTTTTCATCGCTTTTGAATTCGTTTTTAACTTGCTCTAAATTTTCCTTAATACTCATGCCTTGCTCACTCCTGTGCTGCCAAATCCTCCGCTACCCCTTGAAGTTTCATCTAATCGTTCGCATTCTATAAATTCGGCTTTATAAGTTTTTTGAACCACCCCTTGAGCGATCCTATCCCCTACTTGGACTTTAAAATCTTTATCGCTTAAATTCGCTAAAATGACCTTAATTTCGCCCCTATAATCGTTATCCACCGTGCCAGGAGAATTCAACACCATCACCTGATGGTTCAAAGCCAAACCGCTACGGGTGCGCACTTGCAATTCATACCCCACTTCTAAAGACAAACAAATCCCTATTTTCACCAACCCCACGCTATGAGGTTTGATCGTTACTTCTTCTACAGCGTGCAAATCAAAGCCTGAAGAACCCTCGGTTTGGTATTTAGGGATAAGGGCGTTTGGGTGGATTTTTTGGATTTTAATTTTCATCAAAACAAATCTCTTTATAATAAATGTCTAAAATTTCAAAATCGCTCTCGCCATTAGGCAATTGAATGCTCACCGCATCGCCCTTGCTCTTACCGATCAAACTCTTAGCGATCGGCGAACCAAAAGAGATCAACCCTTTAGCCGGATCGCTCTCCACGCTCCCTACTATCGTATAAGAAAACTCTTTATCGTTATCCAAATTAAGGATTTTAATCGTGCTGCCAAAACTCACTTTATTATGGGCTAAAACGCTCGGATCAATCACTTGAGCGTTAGCGACAATTTCGCTTAAATCCACGATCCTCGCTTCAATGAAGCGTTGTTTTTCTTTAGCGGCATGGTATTCAGCGTTTTCTTTCAAATCCCCATGCCCTCTAGCAATATCAATTTCTTTCACAATATTAGGCCGTTCCACCTCTTTTAATTGCTTTAATTCCGCGCAAATTTTATTGTATCCATGCATACTCATAGGTTCTTTATTCATTTAATCTCCTAAGCTTATTCAGTAGAGATTATAGTAAAAATTAAGTTAAATTCAGCAAAAAAGCCATTTCATTAGCGATTTTTCTCGCGCTCCCACTGGCTAAATATTCCCTTAATCTCAAACTTTCTTTAAAATAGCACTCTCTGTCCATTTCTTTATACGCTTTTAACAAACCCTCTACGCTCAAAAAATGCTGGATCAATTCCGGGTGTAATTGGCTCTCCCCAAGCCCTGGAGTCTCATCATTTAAGGCGTTATAAAAGATGTTCGCTAAACCTATATAATGCAAATTGACCAACATTCTAGCGATCAAAAAATCCATCGTTTTAGCCCTATACGCTAACACAAAAGGCGTGCCAATCAAAGCGGCCTCTAAAGTCGCTGTGCCGCTGCAAATGAACGCAAATTCCGCTTCAAACAAACTCTTATGCGCATCATAAGAAATTTCAAATAATTCAATGTCTTCTCCATAAAGAGCTTTCAAATCCAACCCCTTAAAGAAACTCGGCACCACCAACACACGCCTTTTAAACCCTTCGTTTTGTTCTAAAATTTGAGCCGCTTTGACAAACAAAGGGAATATTTTAGCGATTTCGCTTTTTCGGCTTCCTGGCATAAACACTAGAGTTTCGCCCTTAATATCTTTTTTATAGTATTTAATTTCATCTAATAAAGGGTGTCCCACATATTGGGCTTTTTTTTGGTAATAGCCCACTTCAAAAGGCAAAATCGCTCCCAAAAAATCGCAGTATTTTTCAAGGCTTTTAGCACGCCATTTTTTCCATGCCCAAACTTGCGGTAAAATATAATACATGATTTTTTTATGCGGATCTTGTTTTTTGATTTTTTTGGCTAGGGGGATATTGAAAGAAGAAGAATCCATTAAAAGCACCATATCCGCTTGTTTGGCTAATTGGACCATTTCTTTATGGGCTTTGAGTAAAAACCCTAAACGGCCTATCACGTCTCTAAAACCCATGACAGAAAATTCCCTAGGGCTATAGAGCGCGTCTTCCCCTTCAAACACGCCAATGAAACGATAATCTTTGGGCAAATTGCGGCGTAATTCTTCTAAATGAATATTAGAGCTCGCTTCTAAAGCGCTCACTAAAATTGTGGGCATTATTTGTCTTTCAAAAGGTTTTGGACTTGATAGAGCTTGATTTCTTTATGCAAATCCCTCAATTCAATTTTGAGCAACGAATTTTCAAAATCTTTTTTAGAAAGATGGTTTTTTAAAAGCCTGTTTTCGCGCAAAACGCTACGGTATTGCAAATAAATCCCTTCATCAAACACACGCTTGCTTGGTTTTGCCATGATAACCTGATTATCACTAGTGAAAACCTCCACCTCTTCAAGGGCTTTAGGGAAAATCCATTCTTCTCCTGTATTTTGTGTTTCTTTGTTTAAGCGGGAGTTTTCTTTTTCTAATTTTTTTTGATAGATTTCTTGTTTCAAACCTTTTAAGGCGCTTTTTTTCTTACGCAAGATTTCTTGGACTTGCTTCAATTCCAAACGGATTTTTTTTAAAACTCCTCTAGTGTCTTCAATTTCTTGCTGGTAAGCGTTCAATTCTTCTTGCATCGGTTTTTATTCCGCTAACATTTCTAAAGACAACAAACGCATTTCATTGCCTTGAGTGATAATGACATTCTTGCTGTGGCATTTCTCGCACACCCCATAATCTAGCGCGTTAGGCTTAAAAACATGCGAACAATCCTTGCACTCTAATTCAACCTTTTCATCTACAATGTCTAAAATAGCGTCTTTACACACCAAAGATTCTTCTCTAAAAGTCTCAAATGCGCTCACAAACAAGCTCTTATCCATAGCGCTTCTTTCGCCAATACCGACCACGACTCTTTCAATCTTATGGGCTTTATTTTTCTTCGCATGCTCTTCGCAAAGAGCGATTAAAGAAGAAACGACCGAGTATTCATGCATACTAAACCTTAATCTTTAAATTAGCCCCTATTATATTGTATTAGAGTAATCCTTTGGTTTATTGCTTGAGATTCAATAGGGTGTTAAGGATTTGATCGGATGTGGTTACCGCTTTAGAGTTCGCTTGAAACCCCCTTTGAACCACAATCAAATTCGTTAAACTCCGGCTCAAATCCACATTACTAGATTCTAATTTAGATCCTGAAATTGAACCCCTACGCCCCGTATTAGCCGCGCCGATTAAGGCTTGCCCTGAGTTTCCGGTTTGAGAAAAGACATTCCCGCCTAAAGCCTGTAAGCCCGCATCGTTAGCGAAATTCGCTAAAGCCACTTGAGCGAGCGCTAAAGTCCTGCCATTACTGAACGCTCCTAAAAGCACCCCATCTGAATCAAAGCGAACATCCATCAAATCGCCCGCCTGATAGCCGTTTTGCTCAATCGCATAAGTTTCAGAAATCTTATCCACGCTTGTCAATCCGTCAAAACTCCCTGAGGAACCAAAGGCTAAATTGATGCGTTGGGGGGCATCAGCGCCATTTTTAGGGTCAAATTGCAAAAGAGGCGGGTTCATGCCTGCAAGCGATCCGTCGTTATTGAAGCGCAAACGGCCTCCTTCAAACACATTAGGCCTAGCCGCTGACCCCCCTACTAATTCCCCAGGCTCAGGCACGATCACTCTAAAATTCCATTCCGCCCCCCCACTCCTATAAAACTCAATGCGCATGGCGTGTTTAGTGCCTAAGCTGTCTATCACATCAATGCTTGTCGCATGGGTAGCGTGGGTGAATTTAGAACTGCTCGCTGACGCTCCCCCTTCAATCAAAGAAGCGGTATTAAGCCCTTTCATGGCGTTTTTAAACAAAACATTGTTCGTTACGCTGTCTGAAGAATACCCACTCACAAAGATATTGAGATTTTCTTTAATGACATTTTTATTGTCTTTATTATTGATTTCAAACATGCCGTATTGGTTGATTGTAACCCCTATAGAAGCGGCTGAGTCTTGGTAATTGTCCGCTAAACTAGGATCTTTAACGATATTAGCGTCATGCTGGATTAAGGCGCGCAAGTCTTCAGTGGTCCTAAACTGCCCAATATCCGCATTAGGGCTAATAGAATGCGTGTAGCTGTATTTGAAAGCCGTTACATCTTTATCGCCGTCTAAAAAGTTAGCGAACGCTCCGGTTCCGGCTTGAGTAACCACAATGTTTTTAAGCTTTTCATCGCCGTCTAATTCATTGGTGTTTTCCAAACGCAATTGCTTGCCGTCTAAATAAGCTTCAATGCCCGTTTGGCTTTTGACCGCATTGATCGCATTTTTCGCCGCTACTAAGCTTGAAGTCCGGCTCACCGCTGAATCGTTCGTGAAAGAAATCTTAACCCCATTCAACTCAAGCGTGCTGTTTTCTGCAGAAGGGAGGATGTCTTTGACCATTTTCGCGCTTTTATAACTCACCCAAATCCCTTGATTTTCATTCAATAAAAGAGCGTCGCCATCTTCATTGTATAAAGATCCCATGTCTTCGGCGACTTGAGCTAAATTCGTGCCTGAATCATACACCGGATTAATGCCATCTGAAGGGGTTTTGGCTGAAGAATCCAAAGCGAATATCGCCGCTGTTTGATCAGCATGCCTTCCGGCGTTTAGATTCGCCCTCATAGAAATGCGGTTACTCGCTCTGGCTGGCATCACCATTCCCGGATCAATTCTAATGTTTTCTAAAGGGCCGGTGTTATCCACTTTTAAAGCGTCCGTATCGCTCCCTTTATTGCCGGTATCGCTCCCGTTTCTCACCCACCCTTGCACCACAAGCCCGCCGGTGGTAACCAAACTCCCTTGCGAGTCAAAAAGAAACTCCCCATCTCTAGTGAAATTGCGCGTGATCCCCCTATCAGGGCTAATGATAAAAAAGCCATCGCCTTGAATCGCTAGATCGGTTTTGACATCTGTGTTTTGGATATTGCCTTGTGAAAAGATTTTAGTCGTCGCATCCACGCCTACCCCAAGCCCCACGGAAAAGTCATTCTGCCCTGCCAACCCATTTTTATAGGGTGCGGTAGCGATGAGTTTGACTTGAGAGAGCATATCCACAAAAGAAGCCCTAGAATATTTAAAACCAGTGGTATTCACATTCGCAATATTATTACTCTCAATATCCAAAGCGATTTGGTGGGCTTGCATCCCATTGACACCAGACCATAAAGACCTAAGCATGGTTATCCTTTAATTTAAAGAAATTCAATCTATGCAAAATAAAGCAAAAGTTGTTCCTAAATAGCTTTTTAGAATGATTGGTTGCGGATTTTAAAGGTTTGTTAATCAAAAAGATCGGTCAAATTCACAAAAAATAGGGGGTTTTGTAACACTACCCCCATAACGCTTTTTAAAGGTTATCGCTCAAATTTAAGAACCTAACTCGCTTTAGCGCAAAATCGCGCATTCATGATCTTGAATCTCTTCGGCTGAAGCGCGATTTAAAGTCAATGGGTTAAATTGTGTCGCTAACAAGACAAAGGAGTTATCGCTTTGTTGCACCACCGCTAAGCCATAGTCCCCCATGCGTTTGTGTGCGTTAGGCACTTCTTTATTAAGCATGACAAACGGGCTTTTTTGCGCTAATTCGCTCTCTGTTACCCGACGAGCCAGATATTTATGCCCATTCAAGCCCCCTGATAATGGCGACCAACGGCTGTTGATTTTTTTTAAATTATTATCCAGCTGTTTGCGCACATCAAGGCTAATGCAAGAGATATGGATGTGAAAATGGTTTTGCGATCGCCCTTTGCTAGAGTTAATCGTCAAAGAAATCGCGCTATCAGGAATGGGTTTGCCGTATTTTTTACTCATAAAATCGCGCGCTTGCCAGGATAAATAAAAAAAGTTAGGCGTAGAGGGATCAAGTAGCAAAGGGCTTTCAATACCGCTAATGTGAGTTGTTGGCATCAACAAATATTGCAACGGGCCGTTAATATCTTTTAAAACTACATAGCCGGCATCGGGTTTGACTTCTATGCATGGCAAAGGATTTTGATTTTTCTCATAATTGGGCAAACATTTCTCAAAAACAATCTTACGCAACACATTCGGATCTTTAGCGTTTAAACTCATAACAGCGATAGCCATCAGTGCTAAAAAAAGAAAGCCCGCTTTTTTCATCTTTTTTGCTCCTTGTTTTTAATGGGAGTTTTTACAAACCCTCTTGTTATTTTTCTACAATAGCGGTTAAAATCTTTAATCATTATGATTATTTTAATAAATTTTAACTTATTAGTAACATTTAGTAACCTATTTTTAGAAAGAGATTTTTGAATACTAACTAGAAAAAATTTAAATTGATAGCATTAAAAAGATCTAAAAGAATTTTTTAAAATATTAAATAGCTTGCGTTAATCAGGTGGTAATTTTTCACCATGCGATCTTATGGGTTGATACTTATCAAATTAAAGCGTTTTATAACCTTGCTTTAGATAACATGGTAGCATTGACACCACGATAAGGATAATTATCATGCAAGATTTACCCCCATGCCCTAAATGCAACGACGCCTACACCTACCATGATGGCACGCAACTAATTTGCTCTAGCTGTTTGTATGAGTGGAATGAAAATGAAGCTAATGATGAAGAATTGATCGTTAAAGATTGCCACAATAATCTTTTACAAAATGGGGACTCGGTCATTCTCATTAAGGATTTAAAGGTTAAAGGTTCATCTTTAGTGCTTAAAAAAGGCACCAAAATCAAAAATATCAAGCTTGTCAATAGCGATCACAATGTGGATTGTAAAGTGGAAGGGCAGAGTTTGTCTTTAAAATCTGAATTCCTCAAAAAAGCTTAGAAAAATACAAAAGCTTAAGAGTAAGAAAAACTTAGTGGCTTTTTAAGCTTGTAAAGTCATTTTTTAGAAAAAATCAACTTATCTAGCTTGAAAAAAATCACCGCTCCAATGGTTTGCCCCAAGAAAAGATTGAGCCACAACGGAAAATTGAAATAATAAAAAATCTCCATAAAAGGCAGCATCACCAACGCGCTCAACATCCATCTAAGCCAATAAACCAAAAACAGCTTAGAAGCGTATTCTGTGCCAAGTTTCTTAAAAAATTCTCGCATAAAGACAACCCTTTAAACCCTTTTTGCAAACTCTCCCTAAAAAGGAAAGCCCGCCATCAAGGAATATTCCTAAATTTCATACCTTTAGACAATCGTATAGGACACTCTTTTTTCAAAAAGTTTGCTCTCATAATTGCCTAAATCCCTACCATCTACAAGGGCAAAAGCATCGCCAAAAGTCGCCAATAAGGCAGTATCTAATTGCATGTCTTTATGGCGGTTCAGCGGGATAAAGACTTCCTTGTGATTATTTTGAAAATCAAACGCTAGAAATGAATCTTTCAAATACACTTCCACTCTAGGAGCGTTTTTCACCACGCTGTTTTGACCCAGTTTCAAGCCTTGCACTTCAGCGCTTTTAATCCCGCACGCATGGCATAAGGACACAAACATGCTCTCTTTTGAAATGGTTGCAAACCAGGGCAAACTCTCTCGTTTAGGTAAATTTTCTTTACCCTCTAAAGCCTTTTGTCTTCTAGGCATGTCATGCTTGATGAACGCATAAAAATTACGAACGCTTTCTTTAGGGGTTGTTCCCTTGAGCTGGTTGGCAATATTAGCCACGCTCGCATCGTCTCTTTCATAACGCCCCATTGCTACAAAATCGCTCGTTTCAAACAAACGCTCATTCAATTGATAGCTAGCGATCTCATACGACAAATGGACTCGTTTTTTTTGAGCGCTTTTTAAAAATTCCACTTGCAAATAAGGCACTCCAAAATTGAGCATGCTTTCATAGCTAGCATGATTGCCTTGTAAATTCACATTGCTCGCTGCAACGCTCGGCATGGGAATGAAAAGTGAAGTGTGTTCTGCAGAATCAAAATCAATGCTGTACTCAGCTTCTATTTTATATCTTGCAACACTCCCTTTGCTTTCTTCTGCCTGCAAAATCTGTGCTCCTAAAACAGCACCTGTAGCGCCTAAAGCAGTCGTTTTAATAAAATCCCTTCGTTTCATAACTATAACTCTTTATTGTAATTTTTAAATTCGTTGAATGAATGAAAAAATAGGACACACCACCAAAGGATTGATGAGTATCCAAAAACCTAAATTTTGAAAGACAAAGCGTTCCTAAAAAATAAGAACGCTTAAAGAAAAGGGTTACTTTTTCTTTTTTGTGTGGTGCATGTCTTTTCCATGCATGTCTTTCATCATTTTTTGGTGTTTTTCAAGAGCTTTTTTAACTCCCTCAGCGTATTTGGGGTCAGCTTTCTTGAAATGCTCCAATTGTTTATCCACAATTTCCTTATGGGTAACATGAGCTAAAGACTCTCCAATAGTGTCATGCAACCTTTCTTTTTCATCAGCTGGCAATGAGCGGTAGTAATCACCTGGTTGGGTGTAGTAATCGCTATCCTCAGCTCTGTAATCCCAATTCCACACTTCAAACTCTTTCTCAATATGAGCTAAGTTGAACTTAGGATCCCTTGCGCTCTTATCTTCTTTATAGCCAGGCAATGAGCTAGGCGTATAGTTTTGTAAAGAGCCGTAGTATCCGTTTTGCATGTAACCATCTCTGCTAGAAGAGTGGAATGGGCATCTTGGTTTATTAACCGGTATTTGAGGATAATTAACCCCTAAGCGGTAGCGGTGTGTGTCTCCATAAGAGAACAAGCGCCCTTGTAACATCCTATCAGGGCTATAGCCAATTCCAGGAACGACATTAGCCGGACTGAATGCCGCTTGCTCCACTTCTGCGAAATAGTTTTCAGGATTTTTATTCAACTCTACAATGCCCACTTCCATCAATGGATAATCTTGGAGATACCAAATTTTAGTAACATCAAACGGATGGAATCGATACTTCTTAGCGTCCTCTTCTGGCATCACTTGAATGCTTAATTTCCATTTTGGGAAATCCCCTCTAGCGATCGCATTGAACAAATCCCTTTGATTGGAATCTGGATCGTATTTTCTGATTTCTGCGGCTTCTTCGTTAGTCAAGTGCTTAACGCCTTGCATGGTGTGAAAGTGGAATTTCACCCAAAAGCGTTCGCCTTTAGCGTTGATAAGACTGAAAGTGTGGCTGCCAAAACCATCCATGTGGCGGAAAGATTTAGGGATCCCTCTATCGCTCATAACCCATGTTACTTGGTATAAGCTTTCAGGAACATTACTCCAAAAATCCCATACCATGTCGTGGTTAGGCAAATTGGTTTGAGGATCTCGTTTTTGAGTGTGGATAAAATCAGGGAATTTGATCGCATCACGGATAAAGAAAACGGGCGTGTTGTTCCCCACTAAATCCCAATTACCTTCTTCAGTGTAATACTTCATCGCAAAACCTCTAGGGTCTCTTACCGCATCCGCACTGCCTCTTTCACCAGCCACAGTAGAAAATCTGAAAAAGCATTCTGTTTTTTTGCCCACTTTAGAGAAAATTTTCGCTTTAGTGTATTTAGTGATGTCTTTAGTCACGGTGAAAGTGCCATAAGCCCCGCTTCCTTTAGCATGCACCACCCTTTCAGGGATTCTCTCTCTGTCAAACGCCGCTAATTTTTCCAAAAACCAAGTGCTTTGTAATAAAACAGGACCTCTAGGACCAGCCGTAATCACATTGTTGTCATCCCAAACGGGAGCGCCAAAAGCAGTGGTTTGTTTCACATCTTTATTAACCATCTTTTTTCCTTTATTTGATTTAAATCTTCGTAATATGACACTAAGCCAATTACTTGTGGTGATTATTACATAATTTGTTATACAAAGACTAACAAGGTTCAATTTCCTTAAAAAATCTTTTTTTTAAGAATAAAAAACCCCCTTAAGTATTTCTATTCGTAACAATTAATAAAAATAAGAAAGATTAAAAACAAAATTTTATTTTTAATCTGGTTTTAATAATAATTATTATACTATTCTATCTCAATGTTTTAGCGGATTTTGTTTTTTTTTGATTTTTATTTTTTGAATTTTTAGATTAAGGAGAATTGTTGGATGTTTTTAAGATCATACCCAAAGCTTAGATACGCTTTATGTTTACCCCTACTCACTGAGACTTGCTATAGCGAAGAGCGGACTTTAAATAAGGTTACCACCCAAGCCAAAAGGATTTTCACTTACAATAATGAATTTAAGGTAACTTCTAAAGAATTGGATCAACGCCAAAGCAATGAAGTCAAAGACCTGTTTAGGACTAACCCTGATGTGAATGTGGGCGGAGGGAGCGTGATGGGGCAGAAAATCTATGTGAGAGGCATTGAAGACAGGCTTTTAAGGGTTACGGTGGATGGGGCCGCGCAAAATGGCAATATCTACCACCACCAAGGCAACACCGTGATTGACCCTGGCATGCTCAAAAGCGTGGAAGTTACCAAAGGCGCGGCGAATGCGAGCGCGGGGCCAGGAGCGATTGCAGGGGTGATTAAAATGGAGACTAAAGGAGCGGCTGATTTTATCCCTAGGGGGAAAAATTATGCGGCGAGTGGGGCGGTGAGTTTTTATACCAATTTTGGGGACAGAGAGACTTTTAGATCGGCCTACAAAAGCACGCATTTTGACATTATCGCTTACTACACGCACCAAAACATTTTCTATTATAGGAGTGGCGCCACAGCGATGAAAAACCTTTTCAAACCCACACAAGCCGATAAAGAGCCAGGAACTCCTAGCGAGCAAAACAACGCTTTGATTAAAATGAATGGCTATTTGAGCGACAGAGACACGCTCACTTTCAGCTGGAACATGACACGAGATAACGCTACACGTCCTTTAAGGAGCAACGCTATAGGGTTAGCTTATCCTTGTGAAGCCCCCTTTAGTCCTGATGGCGCTCAAGGGTGTCCTAATGTGCTAGATAGTTTCACAAGGTATTTGTATCACTCTATTAATAGCACTAACAATCTTTCCTTACAATATAAAAGAGAAGCGGGAAATTCTTTTGGCGACCCACGATTGGATTTTACCCTTTATACAAGCATCAGGAACGCCCAGTTTGATCCCCTATTTGATCCTAATGGCGTTTATGCTAAATTCCCCACTTCTTTAGCGAGCGCATGGGAAAGAGAAAATTACCCATGCGTTGAAGGCGGGTATTGCACCCCAAGCTTTTCTGATGTGGATAAACCAAGCTCACAGCCTAGGAATTTGTTTTTAAACAACACCGGCTTAAACCTTAAAGTCGCGCATGTGATTGATGAAGCCACAGACAGCCTTTTTGAATACGGATTCAACTACCAAAATTTAAGCGTTTTTGACGCTCGTATCCCCAAATCAGAATTATACAGGCCTAATCAAATTTATACTGATGATAAAGGGCAAAAACAAATCGCTTGCACTCTTGTGGATAATAACCCCAATGACCCCACGCTATGCCAAAGAGGGAAAGCGAATGGGAATATTTATGGAGGCTATGTGCAAGCGAATTACTCGCCCCATAAAATCATCACTTTTGGAGCCGGGGTTAGGTGGGACGCCTACACGCTTTATGATAAGGATTGGAACCACCGCTACACTCAAGGCTTTAGCCCTAGCGCAGCTCTTGTGCTAAGCCCCATTGAGCCTTTATCTTTAAAAATCACTTATTCTCAAGTTACAAGGGGGGTGATGCCAGGAGATGGCGTGTACATGCGCCAAAACGACTTACGATACGCTAAAAACATCAAGCCTGAAGTGGGCTCTAACGCTGAATTTAATATTGATTATTCAAGCCAGTATTTTAGCGGGAGGGCTGCGGCGTTTTATCAGGCTTTGGATAATTTCATCTCCCAATACGCGCAACGCTTGATCGTAACC contains:
- a CDS encoding twin-arginine translocation signal domain-containing protein — encoded protein: MKRRDFIKTTALGATGAVLGAQILQAEESKGSVARYKIEAEYSIDFDSAEHTSLFIPMPSVAASNVNLQGNHASYESMLNFGVPYLQVEFLKSAQKKRVHLSYEIASYQLNERLFETSDFVAMGRYERDDASVANIANQLKGTTPKESVRNFYAFIKHDMPRRQKALEGKENLPKRESLPWFATISKESMFVSLCHACGIKSAEVQGLKLGQNSVVKNAPRVEVYLKDSFLAFDFQNNHKEVFIPLNRHKDMQLDTALLATFGDAFALVDGRDLGNYESKLFEKRVSYTIV
- a CDS encoding catalase, with product MVNKDVKQTTAFGAPVWDDNNVITAGPRGPVLLQSTWFLEKLAAFDRERIPERVVHAKGSGAYGTFTVTKDITKYTKAKIFSKVGKKTECFFRFSTVAGERGSADAVRDPRGFAMKYYTEEGNWDLVGNNTPVFFIRDAIKFPDFIHTQKRDPQTNLPNHDMVWDFWSNVPESLYQVTWVMSDRGIPKSFRHMDGFGSHTFSLINAKGERFWVKFHFHTMQGVKHLTNEEAAEIRKYDPDSNQRDLFNAIARGDFPKWKLSIQVMPEEDAKKYRFHPFDVTKIWYLQDYPLMEVGIVELNKNPENYFAEVEQAAFSPANVVPGIGYSPDRMLQGRLFSYGDTHRYRLGVNYPQIPVNKPRCPFHSSSRDGYMQNGYYGSLQNYTPSSLPGYKEDKSARDPKFNLAHIEKEFEVWNWDYRAEDSDYYTQPGDYYRSLPADEKERLHDTIGESLAHVTHKEIVDKQLEHFKKADPKYAEGVKKALEKHQKMMKDMHGKDMHHTKKKK
- the flgE gene encoding flagellar hook protein FlgE, which gives rise to MLRSLWSGVNGMQAHQIALDIESNNIANVNTTGFKYSRASFVDMLSQVKLIATAPYKNGLAGQNDFSVGLGVGVDATTKIFSQGNIQNTDVKTDLAIQGDGFFIISPDRGITRNFTRDGEFLFDSQGSLVTTGGLVVQGWVRNGSDTGNKGSDTDALKVDNTGPLENIRIDPGMVMPARASNRISMRANLNAGRHADQTAAIFALDSSAKTPSDGINPVYDSGTNLAQVAEDMGSLYNEDGDALLLNENQGIWVSYKSAKMVKDILPSAENSTLELNGVKISFTNDSAVSRTSSLVAAKNAINAVKSQTGIEAYLDGKQLRLENTNELDGDEKLKNIVVTQAGTGAFANFLDGDKDVTAFKYSYTHSISPNADIGQFRTTEDLRALIQHDANIVKDPSLADNYQDSAASIGVTINQYGMFEINNKDNKNVIKENLNIFVSGYSSDSVTNNVLFKNAMKGLNTASLIEGGASASSSKFTHATHATSIDVIDSLGTKHAMRIEFYRSGGAEWNFRVIVPEPGELVGGSAARPNVFEGGRLRFNNDGSLAGMNPPLLQFDPKNGADAPQRINLAFGSSGSFDGLTSVDKISETYAIEQNGYQAGDLMDVRFDSDGVLLGAFSNGRTLALAQVALANFANDAGLQALGGNVFSQTGNSGQALIGAANTGRRGSISGSKLESSNVDLSRSLTNLIVVQRGFQANSKAVTTSDQILNTLLNLKQ
- a CDS encoding zinc ribbon domain-containing protein YjdM; protein product: MQDLPPCPKCNDAYTYHDGTQLICSSCLYEWNENEANDEELIVKDCHNNLLQNGDSVILIKDLKVKGSSLVLKKGTKIKNIKLVNSDHNVDCKVEGQSLSLKSEFLKKA